One genomic region from Catenovulum adriaticum encodes:
- a CDS encoding DUF58 domain-containing protein, with the protein MIKKIHPHLAWLKQLKANGVNAAKHELLYYRGKTALLKNLAPKQAQKAHLSGQYVSQHKGRGMEFDEVRHYQPGDDIRMIDWRVTARTGKTHTKLFREERERPVFILTDLSESMQFGSQLLYKSVQASHLAALLSWNIKQRGDRLGGLVFSHQQHVELKPKSRQSGVLHYIHALDALTSEQAKVTPDPLDFSQACARLRRLAKPGSLVIIISDFQQLNEAAVKQLSLLGQHCQLQAYRIFDPLELALPNVNIRQVLKVQSNQQNQNTSGNIVLGDKKEALKYQQEALNFMQQQQKQLARCRCPLTDISSALPLEEQL; encoded by the coding sequence ATGATAAAAAAAATACATCCGCACTTGGCTTGGTTAAAACAGCTAAAAGCCAATGGGGTTAATGCTGCTAAACACGAGTTACTTTATTATCGTGGTAAAACTGCGTTACTCAAAAATTTAGCCCCTAAACAAGCCCAAAAAGCGCATTTGTCTGGTCAGTATGTATCTCAACATAAAGGCCGTGGCATGGAGTTTGATGAAGTTCGTCACTATCAACCCGGCGATGATATTAGAATGATTGATTGGCGGGTAACCGCTCGTACGGGTAAAACTCATACAAAGTTATTTAGAGAAGAACGCGAACGGCCCGTTTTTATTTTGACTGACTTGTCTGAATCAATGCAATTTGGTAGCCAGCTTTTGTATAAATCGGTGCAAGCCTCTCATTTAGCTGCGCTCTTAAGCTGGAATATAAAACAACGTGGAGATCGACTTGGAGGGTTAGTGTTTAGCCATCAGCAGCATGTTGAGCTTAAACCAAAAAGTCGTCAATCGGGCGTATTACATTATATTCATGCACTTGACGCTTTAACTTCAGAGCAGGCTAAAGTTACTCCTGATCCACTTGATTTTAGTCAAGCCTGCGCAAGATTACGCCGGTTGGCTAAACCCGGCAGTCTAGTGATTATCATAAGCGACTTTCAACAATTAAACGAGGCGGCCGTTAAGCAACTCAGTTTATTAGGCCAACATTGCCAGTTGCAAGCATACCGTATATTCGACCCACTTGAACTAGCATTGCCTAACGTGAATATCCGCCAAGTGCTCAAAGTTCAAAGCAACCAGCAAAATCAAAATACCAGCGGTAATATTGTACTTGGAGACAAAAAAGAAGCGCTAAAATATCAACAAGAAGCGTTAAATTTTATGCAGCAACAACAAAAACAACTGGCGCGTTGCCGTTGTCCGCTTACCGATATTTCATCTGCCCTGCCATTAGAGGAGCAGTTATAA
- a CDS encoding DUF4381 domain-containing protein — MPSNANSTLAAQSTGTQNTLSPTAQLQNSAIDPNAAGLANPAQASDPMAAFKDLQMPDPISWWPLAWGWWVVIAISLIALAAFIYFLVQHQQKKRAKKQAIKLINQLPASATTIELNQLLKQTMLSYYPRQQVAQLSGKTWLTFLLAQLPTAKKATFNQSLSQFSQSLYQPNKLITNDDKMLITQYIKQIKIKQVSTKNTINNELSGEAKHV; from the coding sequence ATGCCAAGCAATGCAAACTCTACTTTAGCTGCTCAGTCAACTGGCACTCAAAATACCTTGTCTCCAACAGCACAATTGCAAAATTCAGCTATCGACCCAAATGCGGCTGGATTAGCAAATCCTGCACAAGCAAGCGACCCTATGGCTGCATTTAAAGATTTACAAATGCCAGACCCGATTTCTTGGTGGCCTTTAGCTTGGGGCTGGTGGGTTGTTATTGCAATTAGCTTAATCGCTCTAGCTGCATTTATTTATTTTTTAGTTCAGCATCAACAAAAAAAACGCGCTAAAAAACAAGCAATTAAACTGATTAACCAATTGCCAGCCAGTGCCACAACCATTGAGTTAAATCAATTGTTAAAACAAACCATGTTAAGTTATTATCCTCGCCAGCAAGTCGCACAGTTAAGTGGTAAAACTTGGTTAACCTTTTTGCTTGCCCAGCTACCGACGGCTAAAAAAGCTACATTTAACCAGTCACTTTCGCAATTTAGTCAGTCACTTTATCAACCGAATAAATTAATCACTAACGATGATAAAATGCTAATTACTCAGTATATTAAGCAAATAAAAATCAAACAAGTATCTACTAAAAACACCATTAACAATGAGCTTTCAGGGGAGGCAAAACATGTTTGA
- a CDS encoding vWA domain-containing protein, producing the protein MFEFAWPLSFFLLLLPFLMRLLPAVQNQQSAALKAPILNFHQLPNAQNTAQKSKVKLFFASLIWILLVTAAARPQWLGEPINMPTEGRDLMLAVDLSGSMQIEDMKVQGQTVDRLVMIKSVMHDFIKRREGDRLGLILFADTAYLQTPLTFDKQTVTQMLNETVIGLVGDKTAIGDAIGLAAKRFDKKEKSNQILVLLTDGQNTSGQLEPMQALELAKQQGIKIYTIGVGADEMMVQSFFGYRKQNPSRDLDENMLSQLAEETGGRYFRARDAESLNQIYQELNKLEPISDESLQMRPLTALFYWPLAIALLLSALLAVQPILINVLNRGFIKHG; encoded by the coding sequence ATGTTTGAATTTGCTTGGCCTCTCAGCTTTTTTTTATTGCTATTACCATTTTTAATGCGATTATTACCCGCGGTGCAAAACCAGCAGTCAGCTGCATTAAAAGCACCTATTTTAAATTTCCATCAATTACCAAATGCGCAAAATACTGCGCAAAAATCTAAAGTTAAATTATTTTTTGCAAGCCTAATATGGATTTTATTAGTGACAGCTGCTGCGCGTCCACAATGGTTAGGAGAGCCAATCAACATGCCGACCGAAGGCCGTGATTTAATGTTGGCGGTTGATTTGTCTGGATCAATGCAAATTGAAGATATGAAAGTACAGGGCCAAACCGTTGATCGCTTAGTTATGATTAAAAGTGTTATGCATGACTTTATTAAACGCCGCGAAGGTGACCGACTCGGGCTTATTTTGTTTGCAGATACCGCTTATCTCCAAACTCCACTTACCTTTGATAAACAAACCGTCACACAAATGTTAAACGAAACTGTTATTGGTTTAGTCGGCGATAAAACCGCAATTGGTGATGCTATTGGTTTGGCAGCAAAACGTTTTGATAAAAAAGAGAAAAGTAATCAAATATTAGTCTTATTAACCGATGGTCAAAACACGTCGGGTCAACTAGAACCTATGCAAGCACTTGAGTTAGCCAAACAACAAGGTATAAAAATATATACCATTGGTGTAGGTGCAGACGAAATGATGGTCCAAAGCTTTTTTGGCTACAGAAAACAAAATCCATCACGCGATTTAGACGAAAATATGCTCAGCCAACTGGCCGAAGAAACCGGTGGCCGATACTTTAGAGCTAGAGATGCCGAATCACTTAATCAAATTTATCAAGAATTGAATAAACTAGAACCTATTAGCGATGAAAGTTTGCAGATGCGACCACTCACCGCACTTTTTTATTGGCCGCTGGCTATCGCCTTATTACTATCGGCTCTGCTTGCCGTTCAGCCCATCCTTATTAATGTTTTAAATCGAGGTTTTATAAAACATGGCTGA
- a CDS encoding vWA domain-containing protein: MADFHFLRPYWFFALIPLIAIIWSLRHIKLNSSGWLNILPNHLANHLLVGSEQKAPLPVLLIAITWLISVIALAGPTWQKQPQPVFEAQAGKVIVLDLSMSMRSDDIKPDRLTMARFKAIEIARQIKEGDLGLIAYAGDAFTISPLTPDNKNIINQIPSLSPEIMPVMGSNGLLAIDQAVELLSQAGYQQGDIFWLTDGIHSDEYSSIQKTIADTQYRLLTLGVGTQEGAPIKLQTGELLKDARGSIVVPKLHNNQLKQLSKINQGYYQDISAGDNDIETLISKMQSAEKIKQEQAKHKLGDQWQEAGPWFVLALLPLAAYAFRKGLIYLVLVGFLSVPTSFKVSANPLDNAFSTRDQQAYEALKSSNFEQASELAEDKKLKAAALFKQGQYEKAIEAYDNLNDADALYNKANAYANLGELDKAIETYEQALKQQPDFEKAKNNKALAEKLKQQQEQQQNSDQNSEQNSDQNSDQNSEQNNQGQQSQNSQEQNNDQNGQSQDQQNNSEQNQSSEQHSEQNSEQSQNQDQQNSQEQNNQSHRSAQDMAEQQEQEQQQTQSESESNEQNTDSAQQPQAQPAPSQNGEQNGKQSENEQVTAQPRELTPEQRAEQEKNEIYRQLLNKVEDDPSYLIRRKMQLEYEKRRRSNAPKGVTQPW; the protein is encoded by the coding sequence ATGGCTGATTTTCATTTTTTACGTCCTTATTGGTTTTTCGCACTAATCCCACTTATCGCGATTATTTGGTCATTAAGACATATCAAGCTTAATAGCTCAGGTTGGTTAAATATTTTACCTAATCATCTAGCTAATCATTTATTGGTTGGTTCAGAGCAAAAAGCGCCTTTGCCTGTATTATTAATTGCCATCACTTGGCTTATTAGCGTAATTGCACTAGCTGGGCCGACATGGCAAAAACAACCTCAACCCGTATTTGAAGCCCAAGCTGGTAAAGTCATCGTATTGGATTTATCTATGTCTATGCGATCAGACGATATTAAACCAGATCGCTTAACGATGGCTCGCTTTAAAGCCATTGAAATTGCCCGCCAAATTAAAGAAGGCGATTTAGGTTTGATTGCTTATGCTGGTGATGCGTTTACCATTAGCCCTTTAACGCCTGACAACAAAAATATTATTAACCAAATTCCAAGCTTATCGCCCGAAATAATGCCTGTGATGGGTAGCAACGGCTTATTAGCAATTGATCAAGCAGTTGAATTATTAAGCCAAGCCGGCTATCAGCAAGGTGATATTTTTTGGTTAACCGACGGGATACATAGCGATGAATATAGTTCAATTCAAAAAACGATCGCAGATACCCAATACCGCCTATTAACTTTAGGTGTAGGCACACAAGAAGGCGCTCCAATAAAGTTACAAACTGGCGAGTTATTAAAAGACGCCAGAGGCAGCATTGTAGTGCCGAAGTTGCATAATAATCAGCTCAAACAACTTAGCAAAATTAACCAAGGCTATTACCAAGACATTAGCGCAGGCGACAATGATATAGAAACACTCATTAGTAAAATGCAAAGTGCAGAAAAAATAAAACAGGAACAAGCAAAACATAAGTTAGGCGACCAGTGGCAAGAAGCTGGCCCTTGGTTTGTATTAGCGCTGTTGCCTTTAGCCGCTTATGCTTTTAGAAAAGGTTTAATTTATCTGGTCCTTGTTGGCTTTTTAAGTGTACCAACCAGCTTTAAAGTAAGCGCCAACCCGTTAGATAATGCGTTTTCAACGCGAGATCAACAAGCTTATGAAGCTTTAAAATCATCTAATTTTGAGCAAGCATCGGAGTTAGCTGAAGACAAAAAATTAAAAGCGGCAGCTTTATTTAAACAAGGCCAATACGAAAAAGCGATTGAAGCTTACGACAATTTAAACGACGCTGATGCACTTTATAATAAAGCCAATGCTTATGCTAATTTGGGTGAGCTTGATAAAGCCATTGAAACCTATGAACAGGCATTAAAACAGCAGCCTGACTTTGAAAAAGCAAAAAATAATAAAGCATTAGCTGAAAAATTGAAGCAACAGCAAGAACAGCAACAAAACTCAGATCAAAATTCTGAGCAAAACTCAGATCAGAACTCGGATCAAAATTCTGAACAAAACAATCAAGGTCAGCAAAGCCAGAATTCACAAGAGCAAAATAACGACCAAAACGGTCAAAGCCAAGATCAACAAAATAATTCAGAACAAAATCAAAGCTCAGAGCAACATTCGGAACAAAACTCTGAGCAATCACAAAACCAAGATCAGCAAAATTCGCAAGAGCAAAATAATCAATCACACCGCTCAGCCCAAGATATGGCTGAACAACAAGAACAAGAACAGCAACAAACGCAATCAGAATCTGAATCCAATGAACAAAACACTGATTCTGCGCAACAACCGCAAGCCCAACCTGCGCCGTCACAAAACGGTGAACAAAACGGTAAACAAAGCGAAAACGAACAAGTAACAGCTCAACCACGCGAGCTCACCCCTGAGCAAAGAGCCGAACAAGAAAAAAATGAAATATACCGTCAACTACTCAATAAAGTAGAAGACGATCCTTCTTATTTAATCCGTCGAAAAATGCAACTTGAATACGAAAAACGACGTAGAAGTAACGCACCTAAAGGAGTAACACAGCCTTGGTAA
- a CDS encoding BatD family protein, translated as MTNIIIICASALLSFNAAALSRVTASVNENPIQLNESVDLVIAVDDKVDSDAFDFSVLESNFRLLGTSVSSETRMINFKTTRITRFTTRLMPKKAGNLTIPEFSYQGISSNPISLQVTQNASSTDDNKRIYVETELSQNDVWLQQQVTYTTRLFLSVQISSGSLTQPEIEGALVEQEGKDKEYDKIINGVAYRVIERTYKVIPQRSGQFSIQSPVFQAEVVENARRQFGFNRTKTISRVGPDQTLNVKAIPNHYVGHWLPSEMVMLNSELEPKQQEYYVGEPITRVITLSALDVSEEQLPEINAQYPADIKVYPDQAEVRTNLRGDQYISQRVETQALIPSQAGSVTLPAIEITWWNTKTEKMQTTQVDAQTINVVANPSMASTPTQPAQIMTPPAPNQADTELSNSAEPDTQDDRTLTPASPAPVSAWSLNYLVILFVSLWLITLGGLLWVLFNKQKDKSDVGHVNDHSQSEKLAWSRLQKACQKNQIEQIQTQLPIWVAAIYQTPIATSHQALAQLDNPNVNEQINAMQASRFSPQGNHWQAQALLIELKKIRQTQLTKQQPNTHLAKLNP; from the coding sequence ATGACTAATATAATAATAATTTGCGCCAGCGCTTTATTGAGTTTTAATGCTGCTGCCTTGTCTCGAGTCACTGCCAGTGTCAACGAAAATCCAATTCAACTGAACGAATCAGTCGATCTTGTTATAGCCGTTGATGATAAAGTTGACAGCGATGCTTTTGATTTTAGTGTTTTAGAATCTAACTTTCGTTTATTAGGCACCTCGGTCAGCTCTGAAACTCGAATGATTAATTTTAAAACTACCCGAATTACCCGTTTTACCACACGTTTGATGCCTAAAAAGGCGGGCAACTTAACCATTCCAGAATTTAGCTATCAAGGGATCAGTTCAAATCCTATTAGTTTGCAAGTTACCCAAAACGCCAGCTCAACTGACGACAATAAACGCATTTATGTTGAAACTGAACTAAGCCAAAACGATGTTTGGTTACAGCAGCAAGTCACCTACACCACCCGCTTATTTCTCTCTGTTCAAATCTCAAGTGGGAGTTTAACGCAGCCAGAAATTGAAGGCGCTTTGGTTGAACAAGAAGGCAAAGATAAAGAGTACGACAAAATTATTAATGGGGTGGCTTATCGCGTAATTGAGCGAACTTATAAAGTTATTCCACAACGTAGTGGTCAGTTTTCTATACAAAGTCCAGTATTTCAGGCAGAAGTGGTCGAAAATGCTCGTCGCCAATTTGGCTTTAACCGCACCAAAACAATTTCACGTGTCGGGCCTGATCAAACTTTAAATGTAAAAGCCATACCTAATCATTATGTCGGCCATTGGTTACCGTCTGAAATGGTCATGCTAAACAGTGAACTTGAGCCAAAACAGCAAGAATATTATGTCGGGGAACCTATCACCCGCGTCATTACTTTGTCAGCGCTAGATGTAAGCGAAGAGCAGCTACCTGAGATTAATGCTCAATATCCGGCTGATATTAAAGTGTACCCGGATCAAGCTGAAGTCAGAACTAATTTAAGAGGGGATCAATACATTTCACAACGTGTAGAGACTCAAGCGCTTATTCCGAGTCAAGCCGGCAGCGTCACGTTACCCGCTATAGAAATAACCTGGTGGAATACCAAAACCGAAAAAATGCAAACAACTCAAGTTGATGCGCAAACCATTAACGTGGTCGCAAATCCTAGTATGGCGTCGACGCCAACTCAACCCGCTCAAATTATGACACCGCCAGCCCCGAATCAGGCTGATACAGAGTTATCTAATTCAGCCGAACCAGATACACAAGATGATAGAACCCTAACACCGGCTTCGCCCGCCCCCGTCAGTGCATGGTCATTAAACTATTTAGTTATTTTATTCGTAAGTCTATGGTTAATCACTTTAGGTGGCCTATTGTGGGTCTTATTTAATAAACAAAAAGATAAATCTGATGTAGGCCACGTCAACGATCACAGCCAATCAGAAAAACTAGCTTGGTCTAGATTACAAAAAGCTTGTCAAAAGAATCAAATTGAACAAATTCAAACTCAATTGCCAATATGGGTTGCGGCAATTTACCAAACCCCAATTGCCACAAGCCATCAAGCATTAGCACAATTAGATAATCCAAACGTGAACGAGCAAATAAATGCAATGCAAGCCAGTCGATTTTCACCGCAAGGTAATCATTGGCAAGCGCAAGCCTTGCTGATAGAGCTTAAAAAAATCCGCCAAACCCAACTTACTAAACAGCAGCCTAATACTCATTTAGCCAAACTTAATCCATAA
- a CDS encoding sigma-70 family RNA polymerase sigma factor translates to MIVDFLRKKKPACQVNSDMSKKQFKYEALVQAYHKDIYRYAFWLTRDQHIAEDITQEAFLRAWRSLDSLQDDKAAKSWLITILRRENARRFERKQFDMADVETQSIVDEHSLTNEQNTEQAWLRRQINQLPAEYSEPLLMQVVGGFSGEEIADLLNLNKNTVMTRLFRARNMLKEAVEAQPRVTRSSNG, encoded by the coding sequence ATGATTGTGGATTTTTTACGAAAGAAAAAGCCAGCTTGTCAGGTCAATTCTGATATGAGCAAAAAACAGTTCAAATACGAAGCACTAGTACAGGCTTACCATAAAGATATTTACCGATATGCTTTTTGGTTAACTAGAGATCAACACATTGCCGAAGATATCACGCAAGAAGCTTTTTTGCGTGCATGGCGTAGTTTGGATAGCTTACAAGATGATAAAGCCGCAAAGTCTTGGCTAATTACCATTTTACGCCGTGAAAATGCCAGACGATTTGAACGTAAACAATTTGATATGGCCGATGTAGAAACCCAATCAATTGTCGACGAACATAGTTTAACAAACGAACAAAATACCGAACAAGCTTGGTTGCGCCGCCAAATCAATCAATTACCAGCTGAATACAGCGAACCACTGTTAATGCAGGTAGTCGGTGGATTTAGTGGTGAAGAAATTGCTGACTTACTCAACCTAAACAAAAACACGGTTATGACAAGATTATTTCGAGCTAGAAACATGCTAAAAGAAGCTGTTGAAGCGCAACCTAGAGTAACGAGGTCTTCTAATGGATGA
- a CDS encoding DUF3379 family protein: MDDLEFRRQLYASPKEHNSEVKQAILADPNKRQFADEMLSFEQKLEQAYQVDVPDNLASKIILKQTLDKHKQNDKKRSRWHLAIAASIAFMVGLSLNVAQVNLPGLSTNATTELTNLMLEHTHQDITRHFQSPQAMQNAQVSLASINQKLSLYGAQLNDSFGIVRSVNFCQLKNIRALHLIVQGNAGLVNIFIMHPNHSMSELPDIKDDLYKGKGQRYPTADLMYISDKQENLKQIQHQFEQQLKWQA, from the coding sequence ATGGATGATTTAGAATTTAGACGACAATTATATGCATCTCCCAAAGAGCATAATAGCGAGGTTAAACAAGCCATTTTAGCTGATCCTAACAAACGTCAATTTGCAGATGAAATGCTGTCATTTGAACAAAAATTAGAGCAAGCTTATCAAGTCGATGTGCCGGATAACTTAGCCAGTAAAATTATTTTAAAACAAACCCTTGATAAACATAAGCAAAATGATAAAAAACGTAGTCGTTGGCATCTTGCAATTGCAGCTTCAATAGCCTTTATGGTGGGTTTGAGTTTAAATGTAGCTCAGGTTAATTTACCTGGATTATCAACTAACGCCACCACTGAGTTAACTAATTTAATGTTAGAGCACACGCATCAGGATATTACCCGCCATTTTCAAAGCCCACAGGCCATGCAAAATGCTCAGGTAAGCTTAGCTAGCATTAATCAAAAGTTAAGCCTTTATGGCGCTCAATTAAACGATTCTTTTGGTATTGTTCGCTCGGTTAATTTTTGCCAGTTGAAAAATATACGCGCCTTACATTTAATTGTTCAAGGGAATGCAGGTTTGGTTAATATTTTTATTATGCACCCAAATCATTCAATGTCTGAACTGCCCGATATAAAAGATGATTTGTACAAAGGAAAAGGGCAGCGCTACCCTACTGCCGATCTAATGTACATTAGTGATAAACAAGAAAACTTAAAACAAATTCAACATCAGTTTGAACAACAACTCAAATGGCAGGCTTAG
- a CDS encoding LysR family transcriptional regulator, whose translation MNIKQLNYFYELAQTKHFAKAAKACHVTQPTLSASIANLEKTMGTELVVRRSQFVALTQAGQIVLAYAEKILQEQAALKQALTAFNGTLSGQLRIGIVPQSNVDIMPIIQRFNQHYPQMKIKLNVTTNNELITQLEQHQIDIGLGFNDGLTQVQYRHFNVYPQGNPQMAVLFAENLNTNIKKITPAQLPNVNAQLNLVDLHLLPLVLLSQNMQFRQYIDNALAKSELDFNILLETDSLFHLVSAVKQGIGCAIVSTGIAHSVYQMFDIHYQLIKGIDSGETVFITRAQMTPAIDAFIALL comes from the coding sequence ATGAATATTAAACAGTTAAATTATTTTTATGAACTGGCACAAACCAAACACTTTGCTAAAGCCGCTAAGGCTTGTCATGTTACGCAACCTACTTTATCTGCCAGTATTGCTAATTTAGAAAAAACCATGGGTACGGAGCTGGTTGTTCGGCGGAGTCAATTTGTTGCCTTAACTCAAGCAGGCCAAATTGTGTTGGCGTATGCTGAAAAAATTTTGCAGGAGCAAGCTGCTTTAAAACAAGCTCTAACCGCTTTTAATGGCACTTTAAGTGGCCAGTTGCGCATTGGAATAGTGCCGCAGTCTAATGTAGATATAATGCCAATTATTCAGCGTTTTAATCAGCATTATCCTCAAATGAAAATTAAGCTGAATGTGACGACCAATAATGAGCTCATTACTCAATTAGAGCAGCATCAAATAGATATAGGATTAGGTTTTAATGATGGTTTAACTCAGGTGCAGTATCGACATTTTAATGTTTACCCGCAAGGCAATCCTCAAATGGCGGTCTTGTTTGCAGAAAATTTAAACACAAATATAAAGAAAATTACACCAGCTCAGTTACCTAATGTTAACGCCCAGCTGAACTTAGTTGATTTACATTTGTTGCCATTAGTTTTGCTCAGTCAAAATATGCAATTTAGGCAGTACATTGATAATGCATTGGCAAAAAGTGAATTAGATTTTAACATTTTGCTAGAAACAGATTCATTGTTTCATTTAGTGAGCGCGGTAAAACAGGGGATTGGATGTGCAATTGTGAGTACCGGAATTGCACATTCGGTTTATCAAATGTTTGATATCCACTACCAGTTGATAAAAGGAATAGATTCTGGCGAAACCGTATTTATCACCAGAGCGCAAATGACACCGGCAATCGATGCCTTTATTGCGTTGCTCTAA
- the fdhD gene encoding formate dehydrogenase accessory sulfurtransferase FdhD — protein MTQHNPPTYKVNSNLCHLVEEVATAININGINYAVMMMTPDDYEDFAIGFLLTESIIAHIYDVHDINLSPSSQGMNIEITVANRCFEMLKHNKRQLAGNTGCGICGVTAIKQALPKFPKLSPKAPVQLTNLSHLKQQMQQHQIKAKTTGAIHAAFGLNAQAQIQLCREDLGRHNALDKLIGAMLRQKQRCESLLVTSRCSSELINKAILFGAQNLISLASPSRLAVERALEHNLNLIHIPKQDSAIIYSNMQPPSSNGAIHV, from the coding sequence ATGACACAACATAATCCGCCAACCTACAAAGTTAACTCTAACCTTTGCCATTTAGTGGAAGAGGTCGCAACCGCCATCAACATTAACGGAATTAATTATGCCGTAATGATGATGACGCCTGATGATTATGAAGACTTTGCAATAGGTTTTTTACTAACCGAGTCTATTATTGCTCATATTTACGATGTGCATGACATTAATTTAAGCCCTTCTTCGCAAGGAATGAATATAGAAATCACAGTCGCAAACCGTTGCTTTGAAATGCTTAAACACAATAAAAGGCAACTAGCAGGTAATACTGGATGCGGTATTTGTGGCGTAACGGCTATCAAACAAGCTTTACCCAAATTCCCTAAATTGAGCCCCAAAGCACCCGTTCAATTAACGAATTTATCTCACCTAAAACAACAAATGCAGCAACACCAAATAAAAGCGAAAACCACAGGCGCAATACACGCAGCATTTGGCTTAAATGCACAGGCGCAAATTCAACTTTGTAGAGAAGATTTAGGTCGTCACAATGCGTTAGATAAACTCATTGGTGCTATGCTACGGCAAAAACAACGCTGTGAGTCGTTACTCGTAACCAGCCGTTGCAGTAGCGAATTAATCAATAAAGCCATTTTATTTGGCGCCCAAAACTTAATTAGTTTGGCTTCACCCAGCCGACTAGCGGTTGAACGTGCGCTCGAACATAACTTAAACCTAATCCATATCCCAAAACAGGATTCAGCGATTATTTATTCTAATATGCAACCCCCTTCATCAAATGGAGCAATTCATGTCTAA